In Alicyclobacillus macrosporangiidus CPP55, a single window of DNA contains:
- a CDS encoding MFS transporter, with product MREQRVDVFNAMADRPAGGQRRGDGDMIKRLGVILVMLVTVFIGFGLIIPVMPLMVQGTGARPIHLGMMLAVYSAVAFFISPWWGRLSDRIGRKPVLITGLIGFAVSFAVFGLAKDWLWLMYVSRLIGGGFSGAVTATAMAYIADVTSTEDRTKGMAFAGMSIGVGFIFGPALGGMLSTLGVAVPFFAAAALALLNALWAAARLKESVVRRPAEAVDGEGSRRSRWAAFTGPLKYLYIVDFVAQFSIASLEGCLQYFEMARIQATSQQIGWMFFISGVVGAIIQGGIVQRYVKHGREVPTMYIGLVVSAVGLFLILLSRDFTTAALFMTIFGAGNTVIKPTLQSVVTKETTVGQGLAAGLISSMDSLARVVGPLLATALFQVHEDLPFVVTGIIALAAVGLVYAYQHAKRERIVTEPV from the coding sequence ATGCGGGAACAACGGGTGGATGTGTTCAACGCGATGGCGGACCGCCCGGCGGGCGGACAGCGGAGGGGGGACGGAGATATGATCAAACGGCTCGGCGTGATCCTCGTCATGCTCGTCACGGTGTTCATCGGCTTCGGGCTCATCATCCCGGTCATGCCGCTGATGGTGCAGGGCACGGGTGCGCGCCCCATCCATCTCGGGATGATGCTCGCGGTGTATTCGGCGGTGGCGTTCTTCATCTCTCCGTGGTGGGGGCGCCTCAGCGACCGGATCGGCCGGAAACCGGTGCTGATCACCGGGCTCATCGGCTTCGCGGTCAGTTTCGCCGTCTTCGGCCTGGCGAAAGACTGGCTCTGGCTGATGTACGTCTCTCGCCTCATCGGTGGCGGCTTCTCCGGCGCGGTGACGGCGACCGCGATGGCGTACATCGCCGACGTCACCAGTACCGAGGACCGGACCAAGGGCATGGCGTTTGCGGGCATGTCCATCGGTGTCGGATTCATCTTTGGCCCCGCGCTGGGTGGGATGCTCAGCACCCTCGGCGTTGCCGTGCCGTTTTTCGCTGCGGCGGCCTTGGCGCTGCTCAATGCCCTCTGGGCGGCGGCCCGATTGAAGGAGTCCGTGGTGCGGCGCCCGGCGGAAGCCGTGGACGGCGAGGGTTCCCGCCGGTCCCGCTGGGCTGCGTTCACCGGGCCATTGAAGTACTTGTACATCGTCGATTTTGTGGCCCAGTTTTCCATCGCCTCCTTGGAGGGATGTCTGCAGTACTTCGAGATGGCCCGCATCCAGGCCACCTCACAGCAGATCGGCTGGATGTTTTTCATTTCCGGGGTCGTCGGCGCCATCATCCAGGGCGGTATCGTCCAACGCTACGTGAAGCACGGTCGCGAGGTACCGACGATGTACATCGGCCTCGTGGTGTCGGCCGTCGGGTTGTTCCTGATCCTGCTGTCGCGGGATTTCACGACGGCGGCCTTGTTCATGACCATCTTCGGGGCGGGCAACACGGTCATTAAACCGACGCTGCAGTCCGTCGTCACCAAGGAGACGACGGTCGGACAGGGACTGGCGGCCGGGCTCATTTCGTCGATGGACAGCCTGGCCCGTGTGGTCGGTCCCCTGTTGGCGACGGCCCTGTTTCAGGTCCACGAAGATCTCCCGTTCGTGGTGACCGGTATCATCGCACTGGCGGCCGTCGGACTGGTGTACGCTTACCAGCATGCGAAACGCGAAAGAATTGTGACGGAGCCCGTGTGA
- a CDS encoding YjzC family protein, translating to MVALGQNNVFEPGWEVPNDGWYVEIGEHPDSQNLHNPNRVYLKKGDAFPHTRNRNRKWTRDNNRNS from the coding sequence GTGGTTGCTTTGGGACAAAACAACGTCTTTGAGCCAGGCTGGGAAGTGCCGAATGACGGATGGTACGTGGAGATCGGGGAACATCCGGACAGTCAGAACCTGCACAATCCGAATCGAGTGTATCTGAAGAAAGGGGACGCATTTCCCCACACCCGCAATCGCAACCGCAAGTGGACCCGCGACAACAACCGCAATTCGTGA
- the coxB gene encoding cytochrome c oxidase subunit II, whose protein sequence is MSSSSWLPVQLTSMAHNVDLLFYIMLGIITFFFVLVEVLLITFLIRYRRSAKNQVGVNVHGNNVLETVWTLIPALILVFMGAYSVRYVYEAQNPPAKPLVIEVIGHEWFWEFKYPNGLDTHNDLRIPAGQNVLFDIHSADVIHGFYIPEARIQQDALPGRITQFWVNVDAKDVGKQFQVPCDQFCGAGHPIMVGQMTVMSPDDFNTWMQTELQKQQAKS, encoded by the coding sequence GTGAGTTCATCATCTTGGCTACCCGTGCAATTGACCTCGATGGCGCACAATGTGGATCTCCTTTTTTACATCATGCTTGGCATCATCACGTTCTTCTTCGTGCTCGTCGAGGTATTGCTGATCACATTCCTGATCCGCTACCGGCGATCGGCGAAGAACCAGGTCGGCGTGAACGTCCACGGCAATAACGTGTTGGAGACGGTGTGGACGCTCATCCCCGCCCTGATCCTCGTCTTCATGGGTGCCTACAGTGTGCGCTACGTCTATGAGGCGCAGAACCCGCCGGCGAAACCGCTGGTGATCGAGGTCATCGGGCACGAATGGTTCTGGGAGTTCAAGTATCCCAACGGGCTCGACACCCATAACGACCTGCGGATCCCGGCGGGGCAGAACGTGTTGTTCGACATTCACTCGGCTGACGTGATCCACGGCTTTTACATACCTGAGGCCCGCATCCAACAAGACGCACTTCCCGGCCGGATCACACAGTTCTGGGTGAATGTGGACGCCAAGGACGTGGGCAAGCAATTCCAGGTGCCGTGCGATCAATTCTGTGGCGCGGGCCATCCCATCATGGTCGGCCAGATGACGGTGATGTCCCCGGATGATTTCAACACCTGGATGCAGACGGAGCTGCAGAAACAGCAGGCGAAGTCGTAG
- a CDS encoding MraY family glycosyltransferase, with protein sequence MTDLAVALAAFAVSWLLVPPLRRVALRWRFVDLPNARKVHKQPLPLLGGAAILAGFLAASLAGSLRLGHVPRVYWGMLAGSVLLFTIGLVDDYYKTRGRDFPASPRFVAQLIAAAVVAGCGGTVRGFSMPFGHPHFVQFPAFVSILVTLVWIVGVINVFNFLDGLDGLAAGIASISAGTLLFIAIIKGDAASALWAAALTGAALGFLRHNFYPARIIMGDAGSTLLGFLLASIAVIGAFKSATVVSIFVPVLALGVPILDGLRVVIRRALEGRPVYKPDKTHGHHRLLSSGFSQVQAVTFMYLLSACCSLASMILVLLQR encoded by the coding sequence TTGACGGATCTGGCCGTTGCGCTGGCCGCGTTCGCGGTCAGCTGGCTTCTGGTGCCGCCGCTGCGCCGGGTGGCGCTGCGTTGGCGATTCGTCGATCTGCCCAACGCGCGAAAAGTGCACAAACAACCTCTGCCCCTGCTGGGCGGTGCGGCCATCCTGGCCGGCTTTTTGGCGGCCAGCCTCGCCGGCTCCCTGCGCTTGGGGCACGTGCCTCGCGTGTACTGGGGCATGCTCGCCGGCTCGGTGCTGTTGTTCACCATCGGGCTCGTGGACGACTACTACAAGACCCGCGGCCGGGACTTCCCGGCGTCCCCGCGGTTCGTCGCACAGCTCATCGCCGCGGCGGTCGTGGCCGGCTGTGGCGGCACGGTCCGCGGTTTTTCCATGCCGTTCGGCCACCCGCACTTTGTCCAGTTTCCCGCGTTTGTCTCCATCCTGGTGACCTTGGTGTGGATCGTCGGGGTCATCAACGTATTCAATTTCCTGGACGGGCTGGACGGATTGGCCGCCGGGATCGCCAGCATCTCGGCGGGGACCCTCTTATTCATCGCCATCATCAAGGGAGACGCGGCCTCGGCCCTGTGGGCGGCCGCGTTGACCGGTGCCGCCCTCGGGTTTTTGCGCCACAACTTCTACCCAGCCCGCATCATCATGGGCGATGCCGGGTCGACGTTGCTCGGTTTTCTTCTGGCGTCGATCGCGGTGATCGGCGCGTTCAAATCCGCCACCGTCGTCTCCATCTTCGTCCCGGTGCTCGCGCTCGGGGTGCCCATCCTCGACGGGCTGCGGGTCGTCATCCGGCGCGCCCTGGAGGGCCGGCCGGTGTACAAGCCAGACAAGACGCACGGTCATCACCGTCTGCTCAGCTCCGGCTTCTCCCAGGTACAGGCGGTCACGTTCATGTATCTGCTCAGCGCCTGTTGCTCCCTGGCGTCGATGATCCTGGTGCTCCTGCAGCGCTGA
- a CDS encoding COX15/CtaA family protein, which produces MSWRLPMMTSIVIGIQMTLGALVVGEDAGFACPDWPLCNGVLFPRPSGLIALELVHRATALLVVVLVAAVAVQAWRHRREDARLFRLSVWAVSSLLLQVVVGGLIVLVKAPGVTTTIDVLNSMFLLSLSVTIAMRVRPRAVARSRVVFDIHSGEPRVEAYRRLRPASRAFTGAVWAAVTAGALFRHTGESEALFGRDDYLASHGQTAMPSLGEAHLMLGVHGVTGLCLAAAALFLAVRACRTRVLVPWAWGCLALVGVQVVLGLLTLATALQLALATVHWTVASVLVACAALLQGLTGETAEDGARAFHSGADTDEDGHRDGVALVEPNPSR; this is translated from the coding sequence GTGAGCTGGCGACTGCCGATGATGACGTCCATCGTCATTGGCATTCAAATGACCTTGGGGGCATTGGTCGTCGGCGAGGATGCGGGCTTCGCCTGTCCCGATTGGCCACTGTGCAACGGCGTGCTGTTTCCCAGGCCGAGCGGCCTGATCGCGCTCGAACTGGTGCACCGGGCGACGGCGCTGCTGGTCGTGGTGCTGGTGGCGGCCGTCGCCGTGCAGGCCTGGCGCCACCGCAGGGAAGACGCGCGCTTGTTTCGCCTGAGCGTTTGGGCTGTGTCGTCCCTGCTGTTGCAGGTCGTGGTCGGTGGCTTGATTGTCCTGGTCAAGGCGCCGGGGGTGACCACCACCATCGACGTGCTGAACAGCATGTTCCTGCTTTCGTTGTCCGTGACCATCGCCATGCGCGTTCGCCCTCGCGCGGTCGCGCGCTCTCGCGTGGTGTTCGACATCCACTCCGGCGAACCGCGGGTGGAAGCGTACCGAAGGCTTCGCCCGGCATCCCGTGCGTTCACGGGTGCGGTGTGGGCGGCTGTGACCGCGGGGGCGTTGTTTCGGCACACGGGCGAGAGTGAGGCGCTGTTCGGGCGCGACGATTATCTGGCGAGCCACGGCCAGACCGCGATGCCGTCATTGGGGGAGGCCCACCTCATGCTTGGCGTGCACGGGGTAACCGGCCTATGTCTCGCCGCCGCTGCACTGTTTCTGGCGGTCAGGGCGTGCCGGACGAGGGTCCTCGTCCCTTGGGCCTGGGGGTGCCTCGCGTTGGTGGGGGTCCAAGTGGTGCTTGGCCTCTTGACATTGGCGACGGCGCTGCAGCTCGCATTGGCCACAGTCCATTGGACCGTGGCAAGTGTGTTGGTGGCATGCGCGGCTCTGTTGCAGGGCTTGACGGGGGAGACGGCGGAAGACGGTGCGCGGGCTTTTCATTCGGGCGCGGACACAGACGAGGACGGCCACAGGGATGGAGTGGCCCTCGTCGAGCCGAACCCGTCTCGGTGA
- the ctaD gene encoding cytochrome c oxidase subunit I: MEAVLQVPRRSFVREWVLTVDHKKIGIMYGVTALFFFLIGGLFALLVRTDLLSYKGVFDAQSYNEFFTMHATVMVFLVIIPMLMGAFANYLVPLQVGARDMAFPRMNALSYWLYFVGGITILLSMVYGMPDSGWTAYPPYSLTSQGPGMDFFVMAIHIVGLSSILGAINIIVTVHRMRAPGMTWNRLPLFVWSTLVTAYMQLFATPALAGAVTTLLLDRHFGTVFYDSSAGGDPMMYQHLFWFYSHPAVYIMILPAFGIISEVIPVFARKPIFGYHAIAYSSVAIGFLGFFVWAHHMFVAGMQMSAGIPFMISSLVIAVPTSVKIFNWLATMWRGAVEYTVPMMYASLGFIGSFIIGGFSGTIVAAVPLDMHLHDTYFVVAHIHYVLFGGAVMCIMAGIHFWFPKLTGRMYNEKLGYLGFWLYFIGTQVTFFPMHLVGLAGMPRRIASYAPIFQTWNQVATIGSYILGLGTIIILYNLMISAKYGRKVGHNPWHARTLEWTVSSPPPEHNFDEIPVVTDSPYRPYKPEELTASKESA, encoded by the coding sequence ATGGAAGCCGTCCTGCAGGTGCCGCGCCGGTCCTTCGTCCGCGAGTGGGTGCTCACCGTGGACCACAAGAAGATCGGCATCATGTACGGCGTCACCGCCCTGTTCTTCTTTCTCATCGGCGGTCTGTTCGCATTGTTGGTGCGCACCGACCTGCTGAGCTACAAGGGCGTGTTCGACGCGCAGAGTTACAACGAGTTTTTCACGATGCACGCAACGGTGATGGTGTTCCTGGTCATCATCCCGATGCTGATGGGTGCGTTCGCCAACTACCTGGTTCCGCTCCAGGTGGGCGCGCGAGACATGGCGTTCCCGCGCATGAACGCCCTCAGCTACTGGTTGTATTTCGTCGGGGGCATCACCATCCTGCTCAGCATGGTGTACGGGATGCCCGACTCCGGGTGGACGGCGTACCCGCCGTACAGCCTGACCTCCCAGGGACCGGGAATGGACTTCTTCGTCATGGCCATTCACATCGTCGGCCTCTCCTCCATCCTCGGTGCCATCAACATCATCGTGACCGTTCACCGCATGCGGGCGCCGGGTATGACGTGGAACCGGCTGCCGCTGTTCGTATGGAGCACATTGGTGACGGCGTACATGCAGCTGTTCGCGACACCCGCTCTGGCCGGGGCGGTGACGACCCTGCTGCTCGACCGCCACTTCGGCACGGTCTTCTACGACAGCTCCGCCGGCGGCGACCCGATGATGTACCAGCATCTGTTCTGGTTCTATTCGCACCCGGCGGTCTACATCATGATCTTGCCCGCGTTCGGCATCATTTCCGAGGTGATACCCGTCTTCGCGCGCAAGCCGATCTTCGGCTATCACGCGATCGCATACTCCAGCGTGGCCATCGGCTTCCTCGGCTTCTTCGTGTGGGCGCACCACATGTTCGTGGCCGGGATGCAGATGTCCGCAGGCATCCCGTTCATGATTTCGTCGCTGGTCATCGCGGTTCCGACGTCGGTGAAGATCTTCAACTGGCTGGCGACGATGTGGCGGGGTGCGGTGGAGTACACCGTTCCGATGATGTACGCTTCGCTCGGGTTCATCGGGTCGTTCATCATCGGCGGCTTCAGCGGTACCATCGTTGCGGCGGTGCCCCTGGATATGCACCTCCACGACACGTACTTCGTGGTGGCGCACATCCACTACGTGCTGTTCGGCGGCGCGGTGATGTGCATCATGGCCGGCATCCACTTCTGGTTCCCGAAGTTGACCGGCCGCATGTACAACGAGAAACTGGGCTACCTCGGGTTCTGGCTGTACTTCATCGGCACGCAGGTGACATTCTTCCCGATGCACCTGGTCGGCCTGGCGGGCATGCCGCGACGCATCGCGTCGTACGCGCCCATCTTCCAGACCTGGAACCAGGTTGCGACCATCGGTTCGTACATCCTTGGCCTTGGCACCATCATCATCCTGTACAACCTGATGATCTCGGCCAAGTACGGCCGCAAGGTGGGCCACAACCCCTGGCACGCCCGCACCCTCGAGTGGACGGTGTCCTCGCCGCCGCCTGAGCACAACTTCGATGAGATTCCGGTCGTCACGGATTCGCCGTACCGTCCGTACAAGCCGGAGGAACTCACGGCGAGCAAGGAGTCCGCGTAG
- the cyoE gene encoding heme o synthase, whose protein sequence is MAVHGMAAKRVRGEEAQQRYGKWRDYISLMKLGITTANLMATVAGLWMGAHGHPGWSTVAITLVGTAMVVASGATLNNFVDRDIDVRMERTSGRALPAGKVQPLSALVIGLTLGAAGLVLLAGWVNGTAAACAFVGLVMYAYVYTVWLKRTTTLSTVLGGLAGAMPPLIGYAAGSGGRLDLAAWVVFSVFFLWQPPHFLPLAMKRVEDYRAAGIPMLPVVRGYTETKWQILVYTAAMVPVSLLLYALRAAGVIYLLVALVLGVIFLWRAVQGLFTKDDLAWANRLFRFSLVYLTGICLAMIVNPL, encoded by the coding sequence ATGGCGGTGCACGGGATGGCGGCGAAGCGCGTACGCGGCGAGGAGGCGCAGCAGCGATACGGAAAGTGGCGCGATTATATCTCTCTGATGAAGCTCGGGATCACGACGGCCAACCTGATGGCGACAGTGGCCGGCCTGTGGATGGGTGCCCATGGCCACCCGGGGTGGAGCACGGTGGCGATCACGCTCGTCGGCACAGCGATGGTGGTTGCCTCAGGGGCGACGCTCAATAATTTCGTCGATCGCGACATCGACGTGCGCATGGAACGCACGAGCGGACGCGCTTTGCCCGCGGGGAAGGTGCAGCCTTTGTCGGCCTTGGTCATCGGACTCACCCTCGGTGCAGCCGGATTGGTGCTGCTCGCCGGTTGGGTCAACGGGACGGCGGCGGCATGCGCGTTTGTCGGCCTCGTGATGTACGCATATGTGTACACGGTGTGGTTGAAGCGAACCACCACGCTCAGCACGGTCCTCGGCGGATTGGCGGGGGCGATGCCGCCACTCATCGGGTACGCTGCCGGAAGCGGCGGCCGTCTGGATCTGGCAGCGTGGGTGGTGTTCAGCGTGTTTTTCCTGTGGCAGCCTCCACACTTCCTGCCGCTCGCGATGAAGCGAGTAGAGGATTACCGTGCGGCCGGAATCCCGATGCTGCCGGTTGTGCGCGGATATACCGAGACAAAATGGCAAATACTGGTGTACACGGCGGCCATGGTGCCGGTTTCGTTGCTGCTGTATGCGCTCAGGGCTGCGGGGGTCATCTACCTGTTGGTCGCGCTGGTGCTCGGCGTCATCTTCTTATGGCGTGCGGTTCAGGGGCTGTTCACAAAGGACGATTTGGCATGGGCGAACCGGCTGTTCCGGTTTTCCCTGGTGTACCTCACCGGGATCTGCCTGGCGATGATTGTCAATCCGCTGTGA
- a CDS encoding alanyl-tRNA editing protein, producing MSLAEKRLYYHDSYRTRFTGVVTSCREAGGRWLVRLDQTAFYPTSGGQPYDTGRLGPAQVLDVFVEEGEVVHATDRPLPTGEAVEGEIDWERRHDFMQQHCGQHVLSASFERLYDIDTVGFHLGDEWVTVDLDAELTWDQVAEAERLANQVVWEDRPVYARFVTEEELAVLPLRRPPKVDEDVRVVTIEGFDHNPCGGTHPRRTGEIGLIKVVKMERMRGGTRLTFVCGKRALRVVQARFEAVNELARRLSVSVEDLPAAVEKLSQEAQGAQKRMRVLQDQWLDLRAEALVRRVAPEGGEPPGRPWVCEALEDVDTADSLRGLAQRVAAREDGATVCALAAVTGERVSLVVVSRDPRVDAGAVVRAALEPHAGRGGGNPKQGQGSAPAGPGTDASAVCDTVRRVLASFA from the coding sequence ATGTCCCTGGCGGAGAAGAGGCTCTATTACCACGACAGCTATCGCACGCGGTTCACCGGGGTGGTCACCAGTTGCCGGGAGGCGGGGGGACGATGGCTCGTCCGCTTGGATCAGACCGCGTTCTATCCGACGTCCGGTGGCCAGCCGTACGACACGGGGCGGTTGGGCCCCGCGCAGGTGCTCGACGTGTTCGTGGAGGAAGGGGAGGTCGTCCACGCCACCGACCGGCCGCTCCCGACGGGGGAGGCCGTCGAAGGCGAGATCGACTGGGAGAGGCGGCACGATTTCATGCAGCAGCACTGTGGGCAGCACGTGCTGTCGGCCAGCTTCGAGCGGTTGTACGACATCGATACGGTCGGGTTTCACCTGGGAGACGAGTGGGTCACCGTCGATCTCGATGCCGAACTCACCTGGGACCAGGTGGCGGAGGCGGAGCGGCTGGCGAATCAGGTGGTGTGGGAGGACCGCCCGGTTTATGCGCGTTTTGTCACGGAGGAGGAGCTGGCCGTCCTGCCGCTGCGGCGTCCGCCCAAGGTGGACGAGGATGTGCGCGTCGTGACCATCGAAGGGTTCGATCACAATCCGTGCGGCGGGACCCACCCGCGCCGGACGGGGGAGATCGGGCTCATCAAAGTGGTGAAAATGGAGCGGATGCGGGGTGGCACGCGGCTGACCTTCGTCTGCGGGAAACGGGCCCTGCGCGTCGTGCAGGCGCGTTTTGAGGCGGTGAACGAGCTGGCGCGGCGGCTGTCGGTGTCCGTCGAGGACCTGCCTGCGGCGGTGGAGAAGCTGTCGCAGGAGGCGCAGGGTGCGCAGAAGCGGATGCGTGTCCTGCAGGATCAGTGGCTTGACCTGCGGGCGGAGGCGCTGGTTCGGCGCGTCGCGCCGGAAGGCGGAGAGCCGCCAGGGAGGCCGTGGGTCTGCGAGGCGCTGGAGGACGTGGATACGGCGGACTCGCTGCGGGGATTGGCCCAACGCGTGGCCGCGCGGGAAGACGGGGCCACCGTGTGCGCCCTCGCGGCGGTCACGGGAGAGCGTGTGTCGTTGGTGGTGGTGAGTCGCGATCCGCGGGTGGACGCGGGCGCCGTGGTACGGGCCGCGCTCGAACCACACGCCGGCAGAGGCGGCGGCAACCCGAAGCAGGGCCAGGGTTCTGCGCCAGCGGGACCCGGTACGGACGCGTCCGCCGTCTGCGACACGGTGCGCCGGGTCCTCGCATCCTTCGCCTGA
- the acnA gene encoding aconitate hydratase AcnA: MPVFHDPFGVKRTLTVNGRKFTYAHLNALEEKGVGQVSRLPFSIKILLEAVLRQIDQRAVTEDHVRLLATWNAASPAQNEIPFKPARILLQDFTGVPAVVDLAAMRAAMKRLGGDPKRINPLVPVDLVIDHSVQVDAFGSREALQFNINKEFERNEERYKFLRWAQKAFDNFRVVPPGTGIVHQVNLEYLATVVQQKEIDGEIVVFPDSLVGTDSHTTMINGLGVLGWGVGGIEAEACMLGQPLYMLMPEVIGFKLTGQLPEGATATDLALTVTNLLRKKGVVGKFVEFYGPGLSNISLADRATVANMAPEYGATMGFFPVDDETLNYLRSTGRSEELVALVEAYTKAQGIFRTDDTPDPVFTDTIELDLSTVSPTMAGPKRPQDRITLKDMKATFEEALRKPIDKGGFGLSDEQVTKEATVRFQNGATEVMKTGSVVIAAITSCTNTSNPSVMVGAGLLAKKAVEHGLTPPRYVKTSLAPGSRVVTDYLEKAGLLEPLSQLGFDVVGYGCTTCIGNSGPLPDEVANTIRENDLLVSAVLSGNRNFEGRIHSLVRANYLASPPLVIAYALAGTVDIDLVHEPLGTDKDGKPVYLKDIWPTSQEVQETIRSVITPEMFKAEYEHVFSANERWNALETPEGELYEWDKASTYIQEPPFFVGITADLPETGDIRSARVLALLGDSVTTDHISPAGSIAANSPAGKYLIEHGVNPVDFNSYGSRRGNHEVMMRGTFANIRIRNQVAPGTEGGLTTYLPTGEVMPIYDAAMKYQADGTPLVVIAGKEYGTGSSRDWAAKGTNLLGVKAVIAETFERIHRSNLVGMGVLPLQFKEGDSWRSLGITGRETFTIEGLAGELTPRQTLKVTATREDGSQFSFDVVLRLDSQVEIDYYRNGGILQTVLRNLHAGA; the protein is encoded by the coding sequence ATGCCAGTGTTTCACGATCCGTTCGGCGTGAAGCGCACGCTGACCGTGAACGGGCGCAAGTTCACGTACGCGCATCTGAACGCCCTCGAAGAAAAGGGAGTGGGGCAGGTCTCCCGCCTTCCTTTCTCTATTAAGATCCTGCTCGAGGCCGTGCTGCGCCAGATCGATCAGCGAGCGGTGACGGAGGATCACGTCCGCCTGCTCGCCACTTGGAACGCGGCCTCCCCGGCGCAAAACGAGATCCCGTTCAAGCCGGCCCGCATTCTGCTGCAGGACTTCACCGGTGTGCCGGCTGTGGTCGATCTCGCCGCCATGCGCGCCGCCATGAAGCGCCTCGGCGGCGATCCGAAGCGCATCAACCCGCTCGTCCCGGTCGATCTCGTCATCGACCACTCGGTACAGGTGGATGCGTTCGGCTCGCGCGAGGCGCTGCAGTTCAACATCAACAAAGAATTCGAGCGCAACGAGGAGCGGTATAAGTTCCTGCGCTGGGCGCAGAAGGCATTCGACAACTTCCGCGTCGTGCCGCCTGGCACAGGCATCGTCCACCAGGTCAACCTGGAGTACCTGGCGACCGTCGTGCAGCAGAAGGAGATCGACGGCGAGATCGTGGTGTTCCCGGACAGCCTCGTCGGCACCGACTCGCACACCACGATGATCAACGGCCTCGGCGTCCTCGGGTGGGGGGTTGGCGGCATCGAGGCGGAGGCTTGCATGCTCGGCCAGCCGCTGTACATGCTGATGCCTGAGGTCATTGGCTTTAAACTGACCGGCCAGCTGCCGGAGGGCGCGACGGCGACCGACCTGGCGTTGACGGTGACCAATCTGCTGCGCAAAAAGGGCGTCGTCGGCAAGTTTGTCGAATTCTATGGCCCGGGCCTGTCGAATATCAGCCTGGCGGACCGCGCGACGGTGGCCAACATGGCACCGGAGTACGGTGCGACGATGGGCTTCTTCCCGGTCGACGACGAGACGTTGAACTACCTTCGCAGCACCGGCCGCAGCGAGGAGCTCGTCGCCCTGGTGGAGGCGTACACCAAGGCACAGGGCATCTTCCGCACCGACGACACGCCGGACCCGGTGTTCACCGATACCATCGAGCTCGACCTGTCGACCGTCTCGCCGACGATGGCGGGTCCGAAGCGCCCGCAGGACCGCATCACCCTCAAGGACATGAAGGCGACGTTCGAAGAGGCGCTGCGCAAGCCCATCGACAAGGGAGGCTTCGGCCTGTCCGACGAGCAGGTGACGAAAGAGGCCACCGTCCGCTTCCAGAACGGCGCAACCGAGGTGATGAAGACGGGGTCCGTCGTGATCGCCGCCATCACCAGCTGCACCAACACCTCCAACCCGTCCGTCATGGTGGGCGCGGGCCTGTTGGCGAAAAAGGCGGTCGAGCACGGCCTGACGCCGCCGCGGTACGTCAAGACCAGCCTGGCGCCCGGCTCCCGCGTAGTGACGGACTACCTGGAGAAGGCGGGCCTGCTCGAGCCGCTGTCCCAACTCGGATTTGACGTGGTCGGTTACGGCTGCACCACCTGCATCGGCAACAGCGGCCCGCTCCCGGACGAGGTGGCGAACACCATCCGCGAGAACGACCTGTTGGTGTCCGCGGTGCTCTCCGGCAACCGCAACTTCGAAGGCCGCATCCACTCGCTGGTGCGCGCCAACTACCTGGCATCGCCGCCGCTGGTCATCGCGTACGCGCTGGCGGGGACGGTCGACATCGACCTCGTCCACGAGCCGCTCGGCACGGACAAGGACGGAAAGCCGGTGTATCTGAAGGACATCTGGCCAACCTCCCAGGAGGTCCAGGAGACCATCCGCTCGGTCATCACGCCGGAGATGTTTAAGGCCGAGTACGAGCACGTGTTCAGCGCCAACGAGCGCTGGAATGCGCTGGAGACGCCGGAAGGCGAGCTGTACGAGTGGGACAAGGCGTCCACCTACATCCAGGAGCCGCCGTTCTTCGTCGGCATCACGGCGGATCTGCCGGAGACGGGCGACATCCGGTCGGCCCGAGTGTTGGCCCTGCTCGGCGACTCGGTGACGACCGACCACATCTCGCCCGCGGGCAGCATCGCGGCAAACAGCCCGGCTGGCAAGTATCTCATCGAGCACGGCGTCAACCCGGTCGACTTCAACTCGTACGGGTCCCGCCGCGGCAACCATGAGGTGATGATGCGCGGCACGTTCGCCAACATCCGCATCCGCAACCAGGTGGCCCCAGGCACCGAGGGCGGCCTCACCACCTACCTGCCGACCGGCGAGGTGATGCCGATCTACGACGCGGCCATGAAGTACCAGGCGGACGGCACGCCGCTGGTCGTCATCGCCGGCAAGGAGTATGGCACCGGGAGCTCCCGCGACTGGGCGGCGAAGGGCACCAACCTGCTCGGCGTCAAGGCCGTCATCGCGGAGACCTTCGAGCGCATCCACCGCAGCAACCTCGTCGGCATGGGCGTGCTGCCCCTGCAGTTCAAGGAAGGCGACTCCTGGCGGTCGCTCGGCATCACCGGCCGTGAGACCTTCACCATCGAGGGGCTGGCGGGCGAGCTGACGCCGCGCCAGACGCTGAAGGTCACGGCCACCCGCGAGGACGGCAGCCAGTTCTCCTTCGACGTGGTGCTGCGCCTGGATAGCCAGGTGGAGATCGACTACTACCGCAACGGCGGCATCCTGCAGACGGTGTTGCGCAACCTGCACGCCGGCGCCTGA